The genomic interval GCACGTCACCGTTCCGGCCGGGGCGCTCTACGAACCGCTCTTCGTCCGCCCGGAGATCCGCACGGCCCCCGAAGCCCCGGAAGGCGTCGTCGTCCTCTCGCCCGCCTACCGGTTCCTGGATTGCACCACGCCGCTGCGGCTGGCCGCGACCGCGGAGATCCGCGCCGACATCCCGCGGCCGCTGCAACTGCGCACGCTGCTGGCGGTCCGCAACCGCCACGGACGGCTCTCGGCCGCCGGCGGGAGATGCAACAACGGCATCGTGCGCGCCGCGACCCGCTCGACGGGCGACTTCGTCGTCGTGGCGGACACGCTGCCGCCCCGTGTCCGGCCCCTCTTCGAACGGGGCGCCGACCTTTCGCGTGCCGAAGGGCTGCGGTTCGGCGCCGGGGACAACTTCTCGGGCATCGCGGCCTGGTCGCTCGAAATCGACGGACAGTGGGTTCCCTGCGACCGGTTCCCGATCAAGGGGACGCTCGTGCACTTCTTCGACACGCCGCCCGCCCGCAGCCGCCACACGGTGCGCCTGAGCGTGACCGACGCCTGCGGCAACACGACCCGCTGCGAAACGGAATTCGTACGCTGACACGCCGGACAACACCCCAAAAAGAAAGCCGCCATGAATACCGAAAGACCGGAGGTGCTCTACCACTACACGACGATGAACGCCCTCTGCAACATGCTCAACGGCGTGACCGACCGCGGGGACGGACAGACCCCGGACTACCGTTTCCGGATATGGGTATCCTGCGCCGACTACATGAACGATCCGCTGGAGGGGGTCTTCTTCCGGAAATGCCTCCACGAGGCATTCCTGCGTTACCAGTCCGCGCACGATCTTCCGGACAAATCCGGATACATGCCGTTCGCATTCACCGCACTGAACCTGAACCGGCAGACCTTCTACGCCTTCTCGCTCTCCGAACACGCCGACTCGCTGCCGATGTGGGTCGCGTACGGCAACAACGGCCAGGGCGTAGCGATCGGATTCGACACGGAGGAGTTCGCGCGGGCGGCGGCGGAATACCCCTATTGCCATTTCCTGAAAATGGCTTACAGGACCGGCGGGGAGTTCGCGGAGATGTTCTCCGACGAGGACATGGCGCGGGCCTACGAAGCGATCCGCCCGCGGGAGGACGGAGGCTGTTCGGTATGCTATGCCGACTACGACTTCCTGCACGACAAGTACAGCCATGTCAAGAACCGCTATTATGCCGCCGAACGGGAGTGGAGACTGGTCTTCGACGACCGGCCCGACCTGCCCAAACAGTTCCGCGAACGGAACGGGCTGATCCTCCCCTACTACGAAATCGAGTTGCCGCTGAAGGTCATCCGGCACTTCGTCATCGGCCCGTGCACGAACCAGGCACTTTCCCGGAGCGCGCTCGAGTCCATGCTGTACCACAAGGCCCGGGAGTTCCGCAAGAACGAAAGGAAGGTCCTCCTTTCCGAGGTCCCCTACGTGCTGCGATAGCCGCCTCGGAAAGCAATTGCGCGAACCGGATTCTCCGCCGCCGGCCCCGGCGGAATCCGCAGACGAAAAGTCCGCAGACCGAAACCGCGTCCCGAAAAGCGGAAAATCGGACGATTAAGTTTGCAGAAGCCCCGAAATTTCGTACTTTTGCACCTGCATCGCGCCGCGACGACGATGCGAGCGTCGGTTCCGTAGCTCAGTTGGATAGAGCAACAGCCTTCTAAGCTGTGGGTCTTGGGTTCGAATCCCAACGGAATCACCCGAAAGCGCGGAATGTCCCCGGGGCGTTCCGCGTTCCGCTTCCCGGAACGACGCCCCTCCCCGGCGGGGCGCAACGCAAAATGCGGATTTTCATGCCATTTATTTTGCCGGGCGGAATATTTTGTCTATATTTGCAGGCTTAAAAACCCGTAAGGGCGAGCGTTTTTTTATTAACCTTATACAATTTTATAGCAAATGGCTGTTAAAATTCGTCTGGCACGTCACGGTAAGAAGGGTTACGCCTTCTATCACATCGTTGCCGCAGATAGCAGAGCGCCACGTGATGGTAAGTTCATCGAGAAGTTGGGAACCTACAACCCCAACACGAATCCTGCTACGATCGATCTGTGCTTCGAGAAAGCACTGGATTGGTTACAGAAAGGCGCACAACCCACGGATACCTGCCGGGCTATCCTCTCCTACAAGGGCGTTCTCTACAAGAAGCACCTGCTGGGCGGCGTAGCCAAAGGCGCATTCACCGAGGCCGAGGCCGAGGCCCGCTTCAACAAGTGGCTCGAGGCCAAGAACGGCAAGATCGAGGCCAAGGCCAACAAGCTGGCCACCGACGCCAAGTCGGCCGAGAAGGCCCGTCTGGCCGCCGAAGCCAAGATCAAGGAGGAGCGCGCCGCAGCGATCGCCGAGAAGAAGGCCGCCGCTGAAGCCGCAGCCCGCGAAGCCGCAGAGGCCGCCGCTGCCGAAGCGGCTGCAGAGGCTCCCGCAGAGGAGGCTGCCGCCGAAGCTCCCGCCGCCGAATAAGCGAGATCCCGATCCGATAGAAACAGTAGATCGCCCGGTGCGGGGGATTTACTGTTTTTTTTCGTATTTTCACCCCGTAATACCATTTTACCGCAATGACAATTCCCGCAGGCAGAATCACCCGACTTTTCGGCACGGACGGGGGCGTGATGCTCTCGCTCTACCCCGCTTTCCCCGAGGATTTCGACACCGACACGCCGCTCGTCGTCACGATCGACGGGCTGGACGAGCCGCTCTATTGCGACCGGTTCGAACGGCGCGGCGTCTCGGGCGCCGCCGCAGCCTTCGCCGACTTCGACACCGAACGGCGCGCACAGGAGCTGCTCGGGCTCGAATTCCGCATCGACACGGCGGACGGGGAGGAGGACGAGTTCTACCTCGAGGACCTCATCGGATTCGCGGTCGAGGCCGAGGAGGCGGGATCGGCGGAGAAGCGCTCCGGAATCCTCGCGGACTACTACGACAGCGACCTCAACCCGCTCTTCGAGCTGGAGATCGCCGGACGGCGGGTGCTCGTGCCCGCCGCCGAGGAGTTTATCGCACACATAGATTTCGAAGGGCGCACGGTGCACCTCGTGCTGCCCGGGGGACTGCTCGACCTGCAATGACATGGCACACGTGGTGATCGGACTTTCGGGCGGCGTCGATTCTTCGGTGGCCGCCTGGCTCCTCAAGGAGCAGGGGCATGAAGTGACGGGGCTGTTCATGGTGAACTGGCACGACACGACGGGAACGCTCGAGGGCGACTGCCCGTGGCGCGACGACCGGGTTTTCGCCGAACTGGTAGCCCGCAAACTGGACATCCCGCTGCATGTCGCGGACCTCTCCGCGGAGTACCGCACGCGGGTGGTGGACTACATGTTCGCCGAGTACGAACGGGGGCGCACGCCCAATCCCGACGTGCTGTGCAACCGCGAAATCAAGTTCGACGTCTTCCTGCGGGAGGCGCTCGCGCTCGGGGCCGACTACGTGGCCACGGGCCACTACTGCCGCAAGGCCGAGGAGCGGCTCCCGGACGGACGCACCGTCTACCGGCTGCTCGCGGGCAGCGATCCCAACAAGGACCAGAGCTATTTTCTCTGCCAGCTCTCGCAGGAGCAGTTGCGCTACGCCCTCTTCCCGGTGGGCGGCCTGCTCAAGCCCGAAGTGCGGCGCATCGCCGAAGAGCAGGGACTCGCCACGGCCAGGCGCAAGGATTCGCAGGGAATCTGCTTCGTGGGAAAGGTAGATCTGCCGGTCTTCCTCCAGCAGAAACTCGCGTCGAAGCGGGGGAACATCCACGAAATCCTCCCCTCGTGGCCGAAATACCGCAGAAGCGGCCTTCCGGGTGCGGGGCCGGAGCTTCCGGAAACGAGACCTTCGGGAACAGGGGGACCGGAGACAGAGGCAGGGCATCCGGAGGCAGGCCAGACGGCATGGTCCGCCGAACGGCCGGATACGGCGGTCGGTCATACGAGAGCGACGGGAAAGGAGCAACCGACGCGAACGGAGCAACCGGCGGATGCGGCGACGGAAACGGCCGTTCCGGCCGCCGGAGAGGGTACTACGGAGCCGACGGACGCCGAACTGGCCGCATTGGCCGCACCGTGGCGGTACACCGTGCGCGACGGCAAGAAGATCGGCGAACACAACGGCGCGCATTTCTACACCATCGGCCAGCGCAAGGGGCTGGGCATCGGCGGCCGCAGGGAATCGCTGTTCATTCTGGCCACCGACGTGACGCAGAACGTGATCTACGTGGGCGAGGGAGACGCGCATCCCGGTCTGTGGCGTCCCGCGCTGCACATCGCACCCGGCGATGTGCACTGGGTCAATCCCGCCCGGGCGATGGCGCCGGGCGAAAGCCGCCGGTTCCGGGTCCGCATCCGCTACCGCCAGCCGTTGCAGGAGGCGCGGCTCTTCATGCGCGGAAACGGCGTCTATCTGCTCTTCGACACCCCCCAGCGGGGTATCACCCCGGGGCAGTTCGCGGCATGGTACGACGGCGACGAGCTGGTGGGATCGGGGGTGATCGAAGCCTGAGAGAAGCACGGAACCCTCTTTTTTCAGACGCGGCCTACCCGTTTCCACACCCAGCGGAAAGAATAAGCGGCGGCACCTGGCCATAGCCAAATATTACCAAGACATGCATATCCGACATAGAAAAAGTGCGGGGTTCCCGGTTTTGTCCCGTTAAAACGAAGAGCGTATGGCGCAGAAAATATCGCAGGCGACATCAGCCTATGGAATAGACATATCCGACAGGTTCTCCGGACAAGTGGAAAATCCGAAACACCGGGCCAAATACGATCCGAAACACGTCAACGGAATCGCCCGATTCCCCGGCTGCCCGCCGCGCGGTTTCCTGCCCGAAAAATCCCTTTGATCCCCACGGCATGACGCTTCGCCGAACGATACGCCACACCCTCGCGGCAGCCGGACTGCTGCTGGCCGCCGCACAGGCGGCACGCCCCGCAACGGCCGTCCCGCCGTCAGCCGGGGCAGACGGACGATCCGTCCCCGTCCGGGAAGCCGCGGCCGGCCGAACGCCGCAGCGATCCGGCGGCATGCAGAGAGCCGCGACCAGCCGCCCGGCCGACGAAAGGACGGTCGGCATCGCCTTTTACGACGTGGACCGGCTCTACGACACCCTTCCGGCGCTTTTCTACGACGACGAGGAGTACACGCCCCGGGGACGCCTGCGCTGGACGGCCGAACGCTATGCCCGCAAGATCCGCAATACGGCGGCCGTCATCGACTCGATGGCCCTGCCCGTCGTGGCGCTCCGGGGCGTGGAGAACGAACGGGTCGTGCGCGACCTGGCCGCCGCCTGCCGGGGCGACTACTCCTACCTGCACCGCACGCTCAACACGCTCGACGGCCTGGATTTCGCCCTGCTCTACTACGGCGACCTCTTCTATCCCCACTACGCCGAGCCGGGACGCCACTACCTCTACATCGAGGGGACGATGGGGCGCGACACCGTGGGACTGGTCCTGAGCGCCGACACGCGCATGAGCGAATGGGTCGTCCGCGACCTGCGCGCCGAAAGGCCCGGAGCGAAGCTGCTCGTCCTGGGACGCTCCGCATCGCTCGAACCCGCCCGCTACGGACTGCGCGACGCCACGGCACGGGCAGCGCGCGCCGGACGGGGCACGGTCCGCAGCCGCGGACGCTGGGTGATGCGCGACCGCATTCTGGCGGACACGGCCTTCACCGTCGTCGGAGGCGACGTGTTCGCCCGCCGATACCTGCTCGATCCCCGAAGCGGCAGTCCGACGGCCACCTACTCGCGGCGGGTCTATACGGGCGGCTACGGCTATTCGCTTCCGGTGTTCGTCCACATCCGGTGACGGCGGCGCGGCCCCCGGCGCCCCGGAAATTCCGCTCCGTTCCGGTTCCCGGAACGAAAACCGGGCGCATTTTCCGACGAATATTGAAAAAAACGCACGCCGGAGACCCGGAACGTACAATCGTCACGGCAATTTATTTGGAGTTTGCGAAAAGTTTTCTTATATTCGCAATCCCTTTGACGGATAAGAGGTTCCGAAATGCGGTAACGGCGACGTCACCGCAATTTTTTCCGCCTCCGGGCAAGCGGATTTTTTGAAAAACTTTTTAAATTCACATACTAAATCGAAAAATTATGGCAGACGTTAAACGAGTCTACACCTTCGGCAACAAGGAGGCCGAAGGCAACGGCAAAATGCGTGAGTTGCTCGGCGGCAAGGGTGCGAACCTCGCGGAGATGAACCTCATCGGCATCCCCGTTCCCCCGGGCTTCACGATCACCACGGAGGTATGCGCGGAGTATTACAGACACGGCAAGCAGGCCGTGATCGAGATGCTCCGCCCCGAGGTCGAGAAGGCGATGCACAACATCGAACGCCTGACGGGCATGAAGTTCGGCGACGCGCAGACGCCGCTGCTCGTCTCCGTGCGTTCGGGCGCGCGCGCCTCGATGCCGGGCATGATGGACACGATCCTCAACCTCGGCATGAACGACCAGGCCGTGGAGGCCGTTTCGAAACGCACGGGCAATCCGCGCTTCGCATGGGACTCGTACCGCCGTTTCGTGCAGATGTACGGCGACGTGGTGCTGGGCATGAAGCCCGTCTCGAAGGAGGACCACGATCCGTTCGAGGAGATCATCGACGCGCTGAAGGCCAGGCGCGGCGTGAAGAACGACACGGACCTGACCACCGACGACCTGAAGGAACTGGTACGGAGCTTCAAGGAGGCCGTGAAGCGGCAGACCGGCGAGGATTTCCCCGCCTGCCCTTGGGAGCAGCTGTGGGGCGCCGTGTGCGCCGTGTTCGGCTCGTGGATGAACGAGCGCGCCATCCTCTACCGCAAGCTCAACAACATCCCCGCCGAGTGGGGAACGGCCGTTTCGGTGCAGGCCATGGTCTTCGGCAACATGGGTGAGAACTCGGCCACGGGCGTGGCTTTCTCGCGCGACGCCGCGACGGGCGAGAACATCTTCAACGGAGAGTACCTGATCAATGCGCAGGGCGAGGACGTCGTGGCCGGCATCCGCACCCCGCAGCAGATCACGATCGAAGGCTCGAAGCGCTG from Alistipes dispar carries:
- the mnmA gene encoding tRNA 2-thiouridine(34) synthase MnmA, whose product is MAHVVIGLSGGVDSSVAAWLLKEQGHEVTGLFMVNWHDTTGTLEGDCPWRDDRVFAELVARKLDIPLHVADLSAEYRTRVVDYMFAEYERGRTPNPDVLCNREIKFDVFLREALALGADYVATGHYCRKAEERLPDGRTVYRLLAGSDPNKDQSYFLCQLSQEQLRYALFPVGGLLKPEVRRIAEEQGLATARRKDSQGICFVGKVDLPVFLQQKLASKRGNIHEILPSWPKYRRSGLPGAGPELPETRPSGTGGPETEAGHPEAGQTAWSAERPDTAVGHTRATGKEQPTRTEQPADAATETAVPAAGEGTTEPTDAELAALAAPWRYTVRDGKKIGEHNGAHFYTIGQRKGLGIGGRRESLFILATDVTQNVIYVGEGDAHPGLWRPALHIAPGDVHWVNPARAMAPGESRRFRVRIRYRQPLQEARLFMRGNGVYLLFDTPQRGITPGQFAAWYDGDELVGSGVIEA
- a CDS encoding XRE family transcriptional regulator → MAQKISQATSAYGIDISDRFSGQVENPKHRAKYDPKHVNGIARFPGCPPRGFLPEKSL
- a CDS encoding DUF2971 domain-containing protein gives rise to the protein MNTERPEVLYHYTTMNALCNMLNGVTDRGDGQTPDYRFRIWVSCADYMNDPLEGVFFRKCLHEAFLRYQSAHDLPDKSGYMPFAFTALNLNRQTFYAFSLSEHADSLPMWVAYGNNGQGVAIGFDTEEFARAAAEYPYCHFLKMAYRTGGEFAEMFSDEDMARAYEAIRPREDGGCSVCYADYDFLHDKYSHVKNRYYAAEREWRLVFDDRPDLPKQFRERNGLILPYYEIELPLKVIRHFVIGPCTNQALSRSALESMLYHKAREFRKNERKVLLSEVPYVLR
- a CDS encoding ribosome maturation factor RimM — protein: MTIPAGRITRLFGTDGGVMLSLYPAFPEDFDTDTPLVVTIDGLDEPLYCDRFERRGVSGAAAAFADFDTERRAQELLGLEFRIDTADGEEDEFYLEDLIGFAVEAEEAGSAEKRSGILADYYDSDLNPLFELEIAGRRVLVPAAEEFIAHIDFEGRTVHLVLPGGLLDLQ
- a CDS encoding endonuclease/exonuclease/phosphatase family protein — its product is MQRAATSRPADERTVGIAFYDVDRLYDTLPALFYDDEEYTPRGRLRWTAERYARKIRNTAAVIDSMALPVVALRGVENERVVRDLAAACRGDYSYLHRTLNTLDGLDFALLYYGDLFYPHYAEPGRHYLYIEGTMGRDTVGLVLSADTRMSEWVVRDLRAERPGAKLLVLGRSASLEPARYGLRDATARAARAGRGTVRSRGRWVMRDRILADTAFTVVGGDVFARRYLLDPRSGSPTATYSRRVYTGGYGYSLPVFVHIR
- a CDS encoding 30S ribosomal protein S16; protein product: MAVKIRLARHGKKGYAFYHIVAADSRAPRDGKFIEKLGTYNPNTNPATIDLCFEKALDWLQKGAQPTDTCRAILSYKGVLYKKHLLGGVAKGAFTEAEAEARFNKWLEAKNGKIEAKANKLATDAKSAEKARLAAEAKIKEERAAAIAEKKAAAEAAAREAAEAAAAEAAAEAPAEEAAAEAPAAE